The [Eubacterium] siraeum genome contains a region encoding:
- a CDS encoding DNA cytosine methyltransferase yields MKVFRSIDLFAGIGGIRLGFERAFKNQIETVFVSEWDEYAQKTYRANFEDDFEIAGDITKIDESDVPEFDICLAGFPCQAFSLAGKRQGFDDNYKGLCRGTLFLDVARICEHHHPSVIFCENVKGLVIHDRGRTLQIIKKTFTDLGYTVFTNNDTTLNSKNFGVPQNRERIYIVAFRNDIAPEKFEFPQGNDDTKRIKDIIEENPVPAKYYLSDVYLETLRRHKARHESKGNGFGYEVRGMEDIAGAIVCGGMGRERNLIVDNRQTNLTPTTHIKGEVNREGIRKMTPREWARLQGFPDTFKLPLADVHLYKQFGNSVTVNVIEAIAEKIKEVLDNAD; encoded by the coding sequence ATGAAAGTATTCAGATCGATCGACCTGTTTGCGGGTATTGGTGGAATTCGTTTAGGATTCGAAAGAGCTTTTAAAAATCAGATAGAAACAGTATTTGTCAGCGAATGGGATGAATATGCTCAAAAGACATACAGAGCAAACTTTGAAGATGATTTTGAAATAGCCGGCGATATAACGAAGATAGATGAAAGCGATGTTCCCGAATTTGATATATGCTTAGCAGGATTTCCATGTCAGGCATTCAGCTTGGCGGGAAAAAGACAAGGCTTTGACGACAATTATAAAGGTTTATGTAGAGGAACTCTATTCTTGGATGTGGCAAGAATTTGTGAACATCATCATCCGAGTGTAATATTCTGCGAGAATGTAAAAGGACTTGTGATCCATGACAGAGGAAGAACTCTGCAAATCATCAAAAAAACTTTCACCGACCTCGGATATACGGTGTTTACGAATAATGATACAACACTTAACAGTAAAAATTTTGGTGTGCCTCAAAACAGAGAAAGAATCTATATTGTGGCATTTAGAAATGATATTGCACCTGAAAAATTCGAGTTCCCCCAAGGAAACGATGATACCAAAAGAATTAAAGATATTATTGAAGAAAATCCTGTTCCCGCAAAATATTACCTCAGCGATGTATACTTGGAGACGCTTCGCCGACATAAAGCCAGACATGAATCCAAAGGGAACGGCTTCGGATATGAAGTAAGAGGGATGGAAGATATCGCAGGTGCTATTGTGTGCGGAGGAATGGGCAGAGAAAGAAATCTGATAGTCGATAACCGCCAAACAAATTTAACTCCTACTACCCACATCAAGGGTGAAGTAAACAGAGAAGGTATACGCAAAATGACTCCTCGTGAATGGGCAAGATTGCAAGGCTTCCCCGACACCTTCAAGCTTCCGCTTGCCGATGTACACCTGTATAAACAATTCGGTAACAGTGTTACCGTTAATGTAATAGAAGCGATTGCCGAGAAAATCAAGGAGGTGCTTGATAATGCCGATTAA
- a CDS encoding HpaII family restriction endonuclease, whose product MPINGLKLNKGEWAEFYVMLKLLGEGKLYTADKLLQKNYQSYLDVLKVIRQEFDTQVLEYVIDNKSNTVNIIPQDTNTVLASVPISEFSVNAQNLFEGIRNLKGSSVLAPDSVCNFAKIIYVEKPKAPAVKALKKQFGGKNDIFVEVRDGQTSIVSVMGFSIKSKFGQNPTLFNAGSSSQFLYKLSDCNDDQMSRFNSISENGGRGWAKCKEFLSENNISLEYCKAQNPIYQDNLFLVRESMDKIIAWCFKDRLIDAEGNFEVKETVERMALSNPLNVGNPDVYYEKAMKDFLIAGFTGMTAGKKWDGKEQVNGGYIVVLDDGDVLCYHSNDREAFRDYLYRNTYFEYVSADKYVWSRIIKIDGEYYLPLNASVRFRTRTR is encoded by the coding sequence ATGCCGATTAACGGATTAAAGCTTAATAAAGGCGAATGGGCGGAATTTTATGTTATGTTGAAGCTTCTCGGGGAAGGCAAGTTATATACCGCCGATAAGCTTCTCCAAAAGAACTATCAAAGTTATTTGGATGTTTTGAAAGTCATTCGCCAGGAGTTTGATACTCAAGTTTTAGAATATGTTATTGACAATAAAAGTAATACGGTAAATATAATACCTCAAGACACAAATACGGTTTTGGCGTCCGTTCCGATTTCTGAGTTTTCCGTAAATGCACAAAATTTGTTTGAAGGCATACGAAATCTTAAAGGCAGTTCTGTTCTTGCACCAGATTCGGTATGCAATTTTGCAAAGATAATCTATGTAGAAAAGCCGAAAGCTCCTGCCGTAAAAGCTTTGAAGAAGCAATTCGGAGGTAAAAACGATATCTTTGTTGAAGTCCGTGACGGTCAGACGTCAATTGTATCTGTAATGGGATTCTCCATAAAATCCAAGTTCGGTCAAAATCCGACTCTGTTCAATGCGGGATCATCATCACAATTTTTATATAAGCTTTCCGATTGCAACGATGATCAAATGAGTCGTTTTAATTCAATTTCCGAAAACGGCGGTCGTGGCTGGGCAAAATGCAAAGAGTTTCTTTCGGAAAACAACATATCACTTGAATATTGCAAAGCACAAAATCCTATTTATCAAGATAATCTGTTCCTTGTGCGTGAATCAATGGATAAAATCATTGCGTGGTGCTTCAAGGATAGGCTCATTGATGCCGAAGGTAATTTTGAAGTTAAAGAAACAGTAGAAAGAATGGCTTTGTCCAATCCGTTGAATGTCGGGAACCCCGATGTCTACTATGAAAAAGCCATGAAGGATTTCCTTATTGCAGGTTTCACCGGCATGACTGCCGGGAAGAAGTGGGACGGAAAAGAACAGGTTAACGGCGGTTACATAGTCGTTCTGGATGACGGTGATGTATTATGCTATCATTCAAATGATCGTGAAGCTTTTCGTGATTATCTGTATCGAAACACATATTTTGAATATGTCAGTGCCGATAAATATGTTTGGAGCAGAATTATCAAAATTGACGGTGAATACTATTTGCCGTTGAACGCTTCTGTCAGATTCAGGACTCGTACACGTTGA
- the dcm gene encoding DNA (cytosine-5-)-methyltransferase: MTIGSLFAGIGGIDLGFEQAGFRAIWANDINKNACKTYRYNFPNVNLYECDIRSLDPSILQPVDVLTAGFPCQPFSVCGQKKGFADERGNLFFEIMRFADVLQPPIIFFENVANLTEHDNGRTFNVIHNELVSRDYAIRYLIADACDYGIPQHRTRTYIVAFKSQKACDSFRFPEKCELQKHLFDVIDKTVKGKDRYYVSEGSYEHNRLSAAITDDKQIYRFSDYGIQASKDGISFTLKANMGTWKNRVPYIKDNFGIRKITPYECLALQRFPNSFKFPDIPIASAYKQCGNSVCVPLIQQIAKNIFKLLDAQLFG; this comes from the coding sequence ATGACTATAGGTAGTTTATTCGCCGGCATCGGCGGAATCGATCTCGGCTTTGAACAAGCAGGCTTCAGAGCAATATGGGCAAATGATATCAATAAAAATGCTTGTAAAACATATCGGTACAATTTCCCGAATGTTAATCTTTACGAGTGTGACATAAGATCTCTTGATCCGAGTATCCTTCAACCTGTTGATGTTCTTACGGCAGGCTTCCCCTGTCAGCCGTTTTCAGTTTGCGGACAAAAGAAAGGTTTTGCAGACGAAAGAGGAAATCTGTTTTTTGAAATAATGCGGTTTGCAGATGTACTGCAACCTCCGATAATTTTTTTCGAAAATGTTGCAAATCTAACCGAGCACGATAACGGTCGGACATTCAATGTGATTCATAATGAATTGGTTTCTCGTGATTATGCAATAAGATATTTGATCGCCGACGCTTGCGATTACGGTATTCCACAGCATCGCACAAGGACATATATCGTCGCATTCAAATCGCAAAAAGCCTGCGACAGTTTCAGATTTCCCGAAAAGTGTGAATTACAAAAACACTTATTTGATGTAATTGATAAAACTGTCAAAGGCAAAGACCGTTATTATGTTTCCGAAGGTTCTTATGAGCACAATCGTCTTTCGGCTGCTATTACGGATGATAAACAAATATATCGTTTTTCGGACTACGGAATTCAAGCAAGCAAAGACGGAATTTCGTTTACGCTAAAAGCCAATATGGGGACTTGGAAAAATCGTGTGCCGTACATAAAAGACAATTTCGGTATACGTAAAATAACCCCCTATGAATGTCTTGCATTGCAAAGGTTTCCTAATAGCTTCAAATTTCCCGATATACCTATCGCAAGTGCGTACAAACAGTGCGGAAATTCGGTATGCGTGCCGTTGATACAGCAAATTGCAAAAAATATTTTTAAGTTGTTAGATGCACAACTCTTTGGCTAA
- a CDS encoding DNA cytosine methyltransferase, translated as MPVQTIDLFCGVGGLTRGLLDAGLNVVAGFDIDPTCQFTYEFNNHVDYHLRNIREVMGEELNEIYDENVTKILVGCAPCQPFSQMRFKYGGANQNDEKYDLLLEFGRLIEEIHPTVISMENVPQIRETAVFNRFLEVLNRIGYHIDSKVIFCPDYGIPQTRRRFVLVGSLLGDIHIIPPTHNSLNIHVRDFIDDLPALAAGQVDEADPLHRSASLTEINLRRIRASVPGGTWKDWPEELRCKCHKKESGQTYGSVYGRMTWEQIGPTITTQFYSYGTGRYGHPEQDRALSLREGALLQTFPRNYNFIDPNRPFVFRDVARHIGNAVPVRLGEVIGLSIRAHLINNGVEV; from the coding sequence ATGCCTGTTCAAACAATTGATTTATTTTGTGGCGTCGGAGGACTGACCCGCGGACTGCTTGATGCAGGATTAAATGTCGTTGCAGGATTTGATATTGATCCAACATGCCAATTTACCTATGAATTTAACAATCACGTTGATTACCATCTCCGTAATATTCGTGAAGTTATGGGTGAAGAACTCAACGAAATATATGATGAAAATGTAACTAAAATACTAGTCGGATGTGCGCCATGCCAGCCTTTTTCTCAAATGAGATTTAAATATGGTGGCGCAAATCAAAATGACGAAAAATATGATCTTCTATTGGAATTCGGACGATTGATAGAAGAAATACACCCTACGGTTATTTCTATGGAAAACGTCCCTCAAATTCGTGAAACGGCAGTTTTTAATAGATTCCTTGAGGTTCTTAATAGAATCGGATACCATATTGATTCTAAAGTTATCTTTTGCCCGGATTACGGAATACCGCAAACGAGACGAAGGTTTGTACTTGTCGGATCGCTTTTAGGCGATATTCATATTATTCCGCCAACGCATAACAGTTTGAATATACATGTAAGAGATTTTATTGATGATTTGCCTGCACTTGCAGCCGGGCAAGTGGATGAAGCTGATCCATTGCATCGGAGTGCCTCGTTAACAGAAATAAACTTACGCAGAATTCGTGCTTCCGTTCCGGGAGGGACTTGGAAAGATTGGCCTGAAGAATTAAGATGCAAATGTCATAAAAAAGAATCGGGACAGACATACGGCTCTGTTTACGGAAGAATGACTTGGGAACAAATCGGGCCGACAATAACAACCCAATTTTACAGCTACGGCACTGGTCGGTACGGCCATCCCGAACAAGATAGGGCACTATCTTTAAGAGAAGGAGCACTATTACAAACATTTCCGCGCAATTATAATTTCATTGATCCTAACAGACCTTTTGTCTTCAGAGATGTGGCAAGACATATCGGTAACGCAGTTCCAGTTAGACTTGGAGAAGTAATTGGTTTATCAATAAGAGCTCATTTAATAAACAATGGTGTGGAGGTTTAA
- a CDS encoding ATP-binding protein, which produces MEREFKLKVSPRMLELLSKDLYTNMYFVLAELIANAYDAEAENVYIFIDEQEIRVEDDGNGMDPDSLDQKYLLVGGESRDSKENSSTKTKKRLKMGRKGVGKLAALSISNGFKLVTVCDSAATGLFIPNRIERDDEILKILDSSEYSLKKISTHGTAVIMENPKISIPKLHETILRNLAKIFPNDIADFKIHVIFKGIEKELVPDENDVIKRLASFISIGQEKKELEASLPTDQKNLQKASVETISETISMLNTKGVSENVTVSIYGWIGTYPTTRGMKKEINEFSDNYLAIFAHNKMGLRNVLPIVGKNRVYESYIVGNLYIDAFEEPDFPDMAGTNRQGYNESDPRWECALKYIRELVDKAVKLHETFAVAERATKESEKERKKEEEERSLREKLQTTTKTITDNITARISATPSKECIEKVVTDEIEAMKPLLGFKSSVDANKKKIMISQTLKDKKVSDTIYNMLLFNGVPKEDIIYSNGSDPETNLPEKDIYGYLQKFFINSASTEMIYVLFVTSKNVLNVDPEHPSAAWGELMEIGAAWVTKKDHWIFNINDFKPEQPLNIENKWVAVYTKDDDDGQVILSLTEAMVNSFCIKIISTCQACGYAAKSFESNKEHLVKNYVTIYN; this is translated from the coding sequence ATGGAAAGAGAATTTAAATTAAAAGTTAGTCCGAGAATGCTTGAACTGCTGAGTAAAGATTTATATACAAATATGTATTTCGTGCTTGCCGAATTGATAGCAAATGCATATGACGCTGAAGCTGAAAATGTTTATATCTTTATTGATGAACAAGAAATTCGTGTAGAAGATGATGGAAATGGTATGGATCCTGATAGCTTGGATCAAAAATATCTTCTCGTTGGAGGAGAATCAAGAGATTCAAAAGAAAATTCAAGTACAAAGACTAAAAAAAGATTAAAAATGGGCAGAAAAGGTGTTGGGAAATTAGCTGCTCTTTCAATCTCAAACGGATTTAAGCTGGTTACAGTATGTGATTCTGCAGCAACAGGATTGTTTATTCCAAATAGAATTGAACGCGATGATGAGATACTTAAAATTTTGGATTCAAGCGAGTATTCTTTGAAAAAGATATCAACTCATGGAACCGCTGTAATTATGGAAAACCCTAAGATTTCCATTCCGAAACTTCATGAAACGATATTGCGAAACCTCGCAAAAATATTTCCTAATGACATAGCTGATTTTAAAATTCATGTTATTTTCAAAGGCATTGAAAAAGAACTTGTGCCAGATGAAAATGATGTTATTAAAAGATTGGCATCATTTATTTCAATAGGTCAAGAGAAAAAAGAATTAGAAGCATCCCTGCCTACGGATCAAAAAAATTTGCAAAAAGCTTCCGTTGAAACAATTTCAGAAACTATATCGATGCTTAATACAAAAGGTGTATCAGAAAATGTTACAGTATCCATATATGGTTGGATTGGTACATATCCAACCACGCGTGGAATGAAAAAGGAAATCAATGAGTTTTCTGATAACTATCTTGCTATTTTTGCTCACAATAAAATGGGGCTAAGAAATGTTCTTCCTATAGTAGGGAAAAATCGTGTTTATGAAAGCTATATTGTAGGGAACTTATACATAGATGCGTTTGAAGAACCAGATTTTCCAGACATGGCAGGAACAAACAGACAGGGATATAATGAAAGTGACCCCAGATGGGAGTGCGCTTTAAAGTATATTCGTGAGCTTGTCGACAAAGCGGTTAAATTGCATGAAACTTTTGCCGTGGCAGAAAGAGCAACAAAAGAATCAGAAAAAGAAAGAAAAAAAGAGGAGGAGGAAAGATCGCTTCGTGAGAAACTTCAAACTACTACCAAAACTATCACAGATAATATTACTGCACGAATTTCGGCAACCCCATCAAAGGAATGCATTGAAAAAGTAGTCACTGATGAAATTGAAGCGATGAAACCCCTTCTCGGCTTTAAATCTTCTGTTGATGCAAATAAGAAAAAAATAATGATTAGCCAAACATTAAAAGACAAAAAAGTCTCTGATACGATTTATAATATGCTTTTATTTAATGGTGTCCCTAAAGAAGATATTATTTATTCCAATGGTTCAGATCCTGAAACTAACCTTCCAGAAAAAGATATATATGGATATTTACAGAAGTTTTTTATAAACAGTGCTTCTACGGAAATGATATATGTTTTGTTCGTGACAAGTAAAAATGTTCTAAATGTCGATCCAGAGCATCCTTCTGCAGCTTGGGGTGAATTAATGGAAATCGGAGCCGCTTGGGTAACCAAAAAAGACCATTGGATATTTAATATTAATGATTTTAAGCCGGAACAACCTTTGAATATAGAAAACAAATGGGTGGCAGTATATACAAAAGATGATGATGATGGACAGGTCATTCTGTCGTTGACGGAAGCAATGGTTAATAGTTTTTGCATAAAAATCATAAGTACCTGTCAGGCATGCGGATATGCAGCAAAATCTTTTGAAAGTAACAAAGAGCATCTTGTGAAAAACTATGTTACTATATACAACTAA
- a CDS encoding helix-turn-helix domain-containing protein has protein sequence MKESVYTAYEDLPLFLNAETVAKLLGISISSSYELMHEKGFPSLRIGSRLIVPKEKFRAWVEEKTGGSI, from the coding sequence ATGAAAGAATCTGTTTACACCGCTTATGAGGATCTGCCGTTGTTTCTTAATGCCGAAACGGTAGCCAAGCTCCTCGGCATCTCCATCTCAAGCAGCTACGAGCTGATGCACGAGAAAGGGTTTCCGTCGTTGCGTATCGGCTCACGGCTCATCGTACCGAAAGAAAAATTCCGCGCATGGGTCGAAGAAAAGACGGGAGGTAGCATTTGA
- a CDS encoding helix-turn-helix domain-containing protein has product MKFTRYPKRDTIRDYFPLPNELFSLGLSSGEIAVYAYLLRCENRKTFQCHPSYKTIGKAIGMSKNTVKKYVDSLIEKQLITAEPTSVITQKGEKRNGNLRYTIRPIAEALEQYYEQQLIRLHEENRRQAALEKLSEFNRKHKQSAV; this is encoded by the coding sequence TTGAAATTCACCCGATATCCAAAGCGTGATACGATCCGAGATTATTTTCCTCTGCCGAATGAACTTTTCAGCTTGGGACTGAGCAGCGGTGAGATTGCTGTCTATGCGTATCTGCTCCGATGTGAAAATCGAAAAACATTTCAGTGCCATCCAAGCTACAAAACGATTGGGAAAGCTATCGGCATGAGCAAAAACACCGTCAAGAAATATGTAGACAGCCTGATTGAAAAGCAGTTGATTACTGCCGAGCCGACTTCCGTCATCACCCAAAAAGGAGAAAAGCGCAACGGAAATTTGCGCTATACAATCCGCCCGATTGCGGAAGCATTAGAGCAGTATTACGAGCAACAGCTGATACGGCTGCACGAAGAAAATCGGCGTCAGGCAGCCTTGGAAAAGCTCTCTGAATTTAACCGCAAACACAAACAATCGGCGGTTTAA
- a CDS encoding site-specific integrase, translating to MAKRRPSGDGMVRKREDGRWEGRIVVGHKKNGDPIHRYVLARTQKELIVKLHDCIEMYRDADLTEDSNMMLGEWLDRWINEYMIFTIRESTLDSYKAMIKNQIKPYLGDRPLSALTTQELQKFYNTVKKKGRVKADKLHGTELADSMVRGIHMMLHEALDMAVRLRLIVKNPTVGTTIPKNNYPPKQILNDEQLERFMQRIRQDERWYDFFYTELTTGLRRGEICGLKWEDFDAENGKLKVRRSVAKRKGGGLNIGETKTETGTRTIVLPPSTAELLRKRKETAVSEWIFPNIYEPEKPMHPDYAYHRLKTLLKQAELPLIRFHDLRHTFATHALAGGVDAKTLSGILGHTNASFTLDTYTHVTTDMQRNASAIVGSFMDEIMLEGDDTNR from the coding sequence ATGGCAAAACGAAGACCGTCGGGAGACGGTATGGTGCGCAAGCGCGAAGACGGAAGATGGGAAGGCCGCATCGTTGTCGGTCACAAAAAGAACGGCGATCCGATTCACCGCTATGTGCTTGCCCGAACACAAAAGGAGTTAATCGTAAAGCTCCACGACTGCATCGAGATGTACCGCGACGCCGACCTCACCGAGGATTCGAATATGATGCTCGGCGAGTGGCTTGACCGATGGATCAATGAATATATGATCTTCACAATTCGCGAGAGCACGCTGGATTCTTACAAAGCGATGATTAAAAATCAAATCAAACCGTATCTCGGCGACAGACCTTTGTCGGCGCTGACCACGCAGGAACTTCAAAAATTCTATAACACCGTCAAAAAGAAAGGTCGTGTGAAAGCAGACAAGCTGCACGGTACAGAGCTTGCCGACAGTATGGTGCGCGGTATTCATATGATGTTGCACGAAGCACTCGATATGGCGGTGCGCCTACGGCTGATTGTTAAAAATCCAACGGTCGGCACAACGATTCCCAAAAACAATTATCCGCCGAAGCAGATACTCAATGACGAACAGCTTGAGCGATTCATGCAGCGCATCCGACAGGATGAACGGTGGTACGATTTCTTCTACACCGAGCTGACCACAGGACTGCGGCGGGGTGAAATCTGCGGACTGAAGTGGGAGGACTTCGATGCGGAAAACGGAAAGCTGAAAGTGAGGCGCTCGGTTGCTAAAAGGAAAGGCGGCGGATTGAATATCGGCGAAACCAAAACCGAGACGGGAACGCGCACGATTGTCCTGCCGCCGAGCACTGCGGAACTTCTGCGGAAGCGAAAAGAAACGGCAGTCAGCGAATGGATATTCCCGAATATCTATGAGCCCGAAAAACCGATGCACCCCGACTATGCTTACCACCGATTAAAAACACTGTTAAAACAGGCGGAGCTTCCGCTGATTCGGTTCCACGATCTGCGCCACACCTTCGCCACTCACGCGCTGGCGGGCGGCGTGGATGCGAAAACCCTGTCGGGAATCCTCGGGCATACCAACGCCAGCTTTACGCTGGACACCTACACCCATGTGACCACCGATATGCAGAGAAACGCTTCCGCTATCGTGGGGAGCTTTATGGATGAGATTATGCTTGAAGGAGATGATACCAATCGCTAA
- a CDS encoding site-specific integrase, which yields MIPIAKKRKNGEGTLRLRKDGRWEGRIVVGYNEKSLPITKCVTAKTKTECSTKLEALKEQYGRSSDKIKPDMPFGDWIDFWYQTYCRHTLRITTRTDYENRIYNHIIPEIGKIPLNRMSQSDLQQFYAKEKTDGRKLHAKTYGKGLSDRTIRGIHANCRTALQRAVQDGLIRTNPAVCCKLPPKKAREMQVLTQNEILRFLHQAKEEGYYELFLLELGTGMRRGEILALKWSDLNFATGELRIERQVYIIKAEVIISAPKTKASIRTVILPPSLLKTLVAYKETVDSEWMFPSPTDNGRPRNPSSVRKRLQLILERAGCKKVRFHDLRHTFATMALENGMDIKTLSAMIGHVSAETTLNIYSHITDTMQRQAAVHIDRKIGGTDARMPTEKREERKDTSPIEFTPYKPKIRKPGTGCVTMINGHLYEGRYTPTNAYGKRESHNIYAKTREECEDKLAEMIVQVKAQIKAEKEKMTG from the coding sequence ATGATACCAATCGCTAAAAAAAGAAAAAATGGTGAGGGCACATTACGCCTGCGTAAAGACGGTCGGTGGGAAGGAAGAATTGTTGTCGGGTACAATGAGAAAAGCCTGCCTATTACAAAATGCGTAACCGCCAAGACAAAAACAGAATGTTCCACTAAGCTCGAAGCGCTGAAAGAACAGTACGGACGCTCTTCCGATAAAATTAAACCGGATATGCCGTTCGGGGATTGGATCGACTTCTGGTATCAGACCTACTGCCGACACACACTCCGTATTACCACAAGAACCGACTATGAAAACCGCATTTACAATCATATCATTCCCGAAATCGGAAAAATTCCGCTGAACAGGATGTCACAGTCGGATTTACAGCAATTCTACGCAAAGGAAAAGACAGACGGAAGAAAACTGCACGCAAAAACCTACGGAAAGGGACTTTCGGACAGAACGATAAGGGGGATACATGCCAACTGCCGAACAGCTTTACAGCGGGCGGTACAGGACGGTTTGATACGAACAAATCCCGCTGTCTGCTGTAAACTGCCGCCGAAAAAAGCGCGGGAGATGCAGGTGCTGACGCAAAATGAGATTCTGCGGTTTCTGCATCAGGCAAAGGAAGAAGGATATTATGAACTTTTTCTGCTGGAGCTCGGCACGGGAATGCGGCGCGGTGAAATATTGGCGCTCAAATGGAGCGACCTCAACTTCGCAACAGGAGAGCTTCGCATTGAACGGCAGGTATATATCATCAAGGCAGAGGTGATTATATCGGCGCCGAAAACAAAAGCCTCGATACGCACCGTTATTCTGCCACCGTCACTCTTGAAAACCCTTGTGGCGTATAAGGAAACGGTGGATTCGGAATGGATGTTTCCGTCACCGACAGATAACGGCAGACCGAGAAATCCGTCATCGGTTAGGAAACGGTTACAACTGATCTTGGAACGGGCGGGCTGTAAAAAGGTGCGCTTTCACGATCTGCGTCACACCTTTGCTACCATGGCACTGGAAAACGGAATGGACATCAAAACGCTGTCCGCCATGATAGGCCATGTCAGCGCGGAAACCACGCTCAATATTTATAGCCATATCACCGATACTATGCAAAGGCAGGCGGCGGTGCATATCGACCGCAAAATCGGCGGCACAGACGCCCGTATGCCGACAGAAAAGCGGGAGGAAAGGAAAGATACCTCCCCGATCGAATTCACGCCGTACAAGCCCAAAATACGAAAGCCCGGGACGGGTTGTGTCACCATGATTAACGGCCACCTCTACGAGGGACGGTACACACCAACCAATGCCTACGGCAAGCGGGAAAGCCACAATATCTACGCGAAAACGCGCGAGGAATGCGAAGATAAGCTCGCGGAAATGATTGTGCAGGTCAAGGCGCAAATCAAGGCGGAAAAAGAGAAAATGACAGGGTGA